One Diabrotica undecimpunctata isolate CICGRU unplaced genomic scaffold, icDiaUnde3 ctg00002561.1, whole genome shotgun sequence genomic region harbors:
- the LOC140432018 gene encoding uncharacterized protein has product MEGERIKDLNNLLKPVFGENVEIVDKTIANLTLPGENYFSDMLKLQVTTRNRDTNSTNTENFVAKCCIVEVDENMPKEAAAMLSHVFKPEIAFYKEIIPTMQKFLKEHGLKEVEIFPKLIASRYNLDGKEQPDENAVLILENLQAAGKDYDLNNL; this is encoded by the coding sequence atggaaGGCGAACGAATAAAAGACTTAAATAATTTATTGAAACCAGTTTTTGGAGAGAACGTCGAAATAGTGGATAAAACAATAGCAAATCTGACTCTTCCAGGAGAAAATTACTTCAGCGACATGCTTAAATTGCAAGTAACAACTAGGAATAGGGACACCAATTCTACAAACACCGAAAATTTTGTCGCGAAATGCTGTATAGTCGAAGTCGACGAAAATATGCCAAAAGAAGCTGCTGCCATGCTCAGTCACGTGTTTAAACCGGAAATTGCCTTCTATAAGGAAATTATACCGACGATGCAGAAGTTTTTGAAGGAACATGGTCTAAAGGAAGTCGAGATTTTCCCGAAATTGATTGCTTCTAGATACAATCTTGACGGTAAAGAACAACCCGATGAGAACGCTGTTCTAATTTTGGAAAACCTTCAAGCGGCAGGTAAAGATTATGATCTTAATAATTTGTAG